A single Amphiura filiformis chromosome 19, Afil_fr2py, whole genome shotgun sequence DNA region contains:
- the LOC140140870 gene encoding uncharacterized protein, which yields MRIHTKKKPYQCEYCPKSFAHSSSFTYHIRTHRKEKPYQCKYCHKCFTQNSNLTAHIRTHTKEKPYQCEYCKKCFIQKSDLTKHIRIHTKEKPYQCENCQKCFTQNIDLTRHIRTHTKENPYQCKYCQKCFTRNSNLTKHIRTHTKEKPYQCEHCQKIFTRNSYLTRHIRTHTKEKPYQCEYCHKCFTCNSNLTVHRRIHTKNKPYQCEYCQKCFAQNCHLTRHSRTHTKEKP from the coding sequence ATGAGAATCCACACCAAAAagaaaccttatcaatgtgaatattgtccGAAGTCTTTTGCTCACAGCAGTAGCTTCACataccacatcagaactcatagaAAAGAAAAGCCCTATCAGTGCAAGTATTGCCATAAATGTTTTACACAGAATAGTAATCTAACagcacacatcagaactcataccaaagagaaaccctatcagtgtgagtattgcaagAAATGTTTTATACAGAAAAGTGATCTGACAAAACATATcagaattcataccaaagagaaaccatatcagtgtgagaattgccagaaatgttttacacagaatATTGATCTGACAAGACACATCAGAACCCATACCAAAGAAAATCCGTATCAGTGTaaatattgccagaaatgttttacacggaATAGTAATCTGacaaaacacatcagaactcataccaaagagaaaccatatcagtgtgagcatTGCCAGAAAATTTTTACACGGAATAGTTATCTGACaaggcacatcagaactcataccaaagagaaaccctaccagtgtgaGTACTGCCATAAATGTTTTACATGTAATAGTAATCTGACAGTACACAGAAGAATTCATACCAAAAataaaccatatcagtgtgagtattgccagaaatgttttgcacagaatTGTCATCTAACAAGACACAgtagaactcataccaaagagaaaccttag